In the genome of Streptomyces fagopyri, the window ACCTCCTCCACAAGGAGCCGACCAAGATCAAGGTCGAGGGGATCAACCTGACGTACGAGGGGTTGATCCCGAAGATCCAGAAGTCGATGCTCTCCAAGGACGTCGACGCGTTGCAGCCGCACGTCCGCGCGTTCGTGGAGCGGGCGATGACGTTCACCGTCTGCCCCGAGTGCGACGGCACCCGGCTGAGCGAGGCGGCCCGCTCGTCGAAGATCGCCGGGATCAGCATCGCCGACGCCTGCGCGATGCAGATCAGCGACCTGGCCGAGTGGGTGCGGGGTGTGGACGAGCCGTCCGTCGCGCCACTGTCCGCGGCGCTGGGACACACCCTCGACTCGTTCGCCGAGATCGGCCTCGGCTACCTCTCGCTCGACCGGCCCTCGGGCACCCTGTCGGGCGGCGAGGCACAGCGCGTCAAGATGATCCGCCACCTCGGCTCCTCGCTCACCGACGTCACGTACGTCTTCGACGAGCCCACCACAGGCCTGCATCCGCATGACATCCAGCGCATGAACGGCCTGCTGCTGCGCCTGCGGGACAAGGGCAACACGGTGCTCGTCGTGGAGCACAAGCCGGAGGTGATCGCGATCGCCGACCACGTCGTCGACCTCGGCCCCGGCGCCGGTACGGGCGGCGGCACGCTCTGCTTCGAAGGGACCGTCGAGGGCCTGCGGGCGGGCGGCACCATCACCGGCCGCCACTTCGACGACCGTGCCCGCGTCAAGGAGACGGTGCGCGAGGCCACCGGAACGCTGGAGATCCGCGGCGCGACGACACACAACCTCCGGGACGTCGACGTCGACATCCCGCTCGGGGTCCTCGCCGTCGTCACGGGCGTCGCGGGCTCCGGCAAGAGCTCGCTCGTGCACGGGTCCATCCCCGCCGGTGAGGGTGTGGTGTCGGTCGACCAGAGCGCTGTCCGCGGCTCGCGACGGAGCAATCCGGCCACGTACACCGGACTGCTCGACCCGATCCGTAAGGCGTTCGCGAAGGCCAACGGCGTCAAGCCGGCCCTGTTCAGCGCCAACTCCGAGGGTGCGTGCCCCCATTGCAACGGAGTCGGCGTCATCTACACCGACCTGGCGATGATGGCCGGTGTCACTTCCACCTGCGAGGAGTGCGAGGGCAAGCGGTTCGACGCGTCGGTGCTGGAGTACCACCTCGGTGGCCGCGACATCAGCGAGGTGCTCGCGATGTCGGTGACCGAGGCCCAGGAGTTCTTCGGGACCGGCGAGGCGAGTACGCCGGCCGCGCTCCGTGTCCTCGGCCGCCTCGCCGACGTCGGCCTCGGCTATCTCACGCTCGGTCAGCCGCTCACCACCCTGTCCGGCGGTGAACGGCAGCGACTCAGACTGGCCACGCACATGGCCGACAAGGGCGGTGTCTACGTCCTCGACGAGCCGACCGCCGGCCTCCACCTCGCCGACGTCGAGCAGTTGCTCGGCCTGCTCGACCGGCTCGTCGACTCCGGCAAGTCGGTCATCGTCGTCGAGCACCACCAGGCGGTCATGGCGCACGCCGACTGGATCATCGACCTCGGTCCCGGGGCCGGTCACGACGGTGGCCGGATCGTCTTCGAGGGCACCCCGGCCGATCTCGTCGCCGACCGTTCCACCGTCACCGGCGAGCACCTCGCGGCCTACGTCGGCGGCTGACCCGGGGCGCCGGCCGCAGGGCCAACTGCTCCTCGGGACGAGCCGGTTCCCCCGATCCGGCTCGTCCCGCGCGGCTGATCCGGCGCGTCCCAGGGGCCGCTAGCGCACGGAGTCGAGCCTGAAGTCCGGGCCGACCACCAGGGTCACCGCGTCGGCCGTAGCCGTGCTGTTGCGCTCCGCGGCGACCCCGGGGAGCCGGGAGACGAGCACGGCCGCCTGCCGTTCGAGTCCCCGGGGGTGGCTGACCGTCGTCGTGCGCACCGGAGAGGGCGCGTTACCGGTGGCGACGACGGTGAAGCCCACCTCGCGGAGCTGCTCCGCGACGGCCGCGGCCCGTCCGCCGATCCCCGTGCCGTTGAGGACCTGCACGCGCACCGACGACGCGTACACCAAGTCCGCCGCCCTCGCCTGGAGTTGCTTCTTGCGGACTTCGTGGTCCTTGGCCAGCGCCGTGAACAGATCGGCGGCCTGCGGGTACTGCCACACCACGTTGGCCTGGTCGGCGGGCACGTCGGCCTCGCGCGGGTAGTTCGGCACGGTCAGGAAGGCGAGGCGGTCGCTCGGGATGCCCTTGACCTGGGACGCCAGACCGTACAGGGGCTTGATGCCGGCCAGATCCTTGTCCGTGGTGAGCGACTTGGTCGCCGACTGAAGGAAGTCGTACAGGGAACCGGGACTGGTCAGTTTCGACTGCGCCTTCTCGGCGAGGGCCTGCATGAACTCCTGCTGGCGGCCGATGCGTCCGAGGTCGGAGCCGTCGCCGACGCTGTAGCGGGCACGGACG includes:
- a CDS encoding ATP-binding cassette domain-containing protein, whose protein sequence is MSKVTRTGTQAPAPHGADSHDLIRVLGARVNNLKDVSVEIPKRRLTVFTGVSGSGKSSLVFGTIAAESQRLINETYSSFVQGFMPTLARPEVDVLEGLTTAIIVDQQRMGADPRSTVGTATDANAMLRILFSRLGQPHIGSPGAFAFNVPSVRASGAITVERGAKKTVKATFNRLGGMCPRCEGRGTVTDIDLSQLYDDSKSLGEGALTVPGYSMDGWYGRIFKGSGFFDPDKPIRKYTKKELHDLLHKEPTKIKVEGINLTYEGLIPKIQKSMLSKDVDALQPHVRAFVERAMTFTVCPECDGTRLSEAARSSKIAGISIADACAMQISDLAEWVRGVDEPSVAPLSAALGHTLDSFAEIGLGYLSLDRPSGTLSGGEAQRVKMIRHLGSSLTDVTYVFDEPTTGLHPHDIQRMNGLLLRLRDKGNTVLVVEHKPEVIAIADHVVDLGPGAGTGGGTLCFEGTVEGLRAGGTITGRHFDDRARVKETVREATGTLEIRGATTHNLRDVDVDIPLGVLAVVTGVAGSGKSSLVHGSIPAGEGVVSVDQSAVRGSRRSNPATYTGLLDPIRKAFAKANGVKPALFSANSEGACPHCNGVGVIYTDLAMMAGVTSTCEECEGKRFDASVLEYHLGGRDISEVLAMSVTEAQEFFGTGEASTPAALRVLGRLADVGLGYLTLGQPLTTLSGGERQRLRLATHMADKGGVYVLDEPTAGLHLADVEQLLGLLDRLVDSGKSVIVVEHHQAVMAHADWIIDLGPGAGHDGGRIVFEGTPADLVADRSTVTGEHLAAYVGG
- a CDS encoding LCP family protein: MAGVLSAILLAVAGVGAWVYKDLNGNIQAADLDNKLGEDRPANLSPGSKNILLVGSDSRAGGNAKYGKGLTTMQSDTLMVLHIAADRKWATAVSFPRDSWVRIPACAKGDGSTSTVHRFKINEAFAIGGSNGKVADAAACTIKTVERNTGLRIDHFMSIDFQGFKGMVNALDGIEVCPERAIHDTKAHLDLKAGCQTIRDEKALGYVRARYSVGDGSDLGRIGRQQEFMQALAEKAQSKLTSPGSLYDFLQSATKSLTTDKDLAGIKPLYGLASQVKGIPSDRLAFLTVPNYPREADVPADQANVVWQYPQAADLFTALAKDHEVRKKQLQARAADLVYASSVRVQVLNGTGIGGRAAAVAEQLREVGFTVVATGNAPSPVRTTTVSHPRGLERQAAVLVSRLPGVAAERNSTATADAVTLVVGPDFRLDSVR